The following are from one region of the Etheostoma spectabile isolate EspeVRDwgs_2016 chromosome 15, UIUC_Espe_1.0, whole genome shotgun sequence genome:
- the hrob gene encoding uncharacterized protein C17orf53, with translation MTAMTCRLTGLFSIGEDFDDENLLGTDWDVRSASGPADVAAAVSSCALRASSVAHREPEEKKCLRQTGERSAVLCNGTASRSSTHTAAGQTVALGWSSAQPRPPALNTSRPHLASQQSHGNTEGPQKPSVAQDDFDDWDVDLADLDEFDGHVGQPRAPTPPAPAVSPAFSAKTLRPPTQPDRTLRDFSTARQASGSSTHDLPPRSSPAPALRSLNPRPLRLPAPPQSPGVFPGLTAPSPAPSPISRTLNRPQRQWASPVPSPQTRVLFETVSPASSSSPCVSSLSPYPLHTPVLTNRLVQLVSASNKHPKKRPRSEPHQPRTRRFPGPAGFLPQQPQGQSLDDIVVSVPQTPAHGVVARSPSQGSSSQTEEDEFSGGAWAAMKAEMGLDERNPSCFLHSYSVVMVLRKAALKQLARNKVPNMAVLLKSIIPTHADAKVVFKDPTGEIQGTVHRRLLDDRVEELKVGAVLLLKQVGVFSPSHRNHYLNVTPNNLLRIYAPDGVSLSSAQLPPLVLEPMMQPPARPPSALLREPVSRMQLMFDEEDDEGLEEGKCSNGGEDPKTPGDTRGESSRGPAEPSGNTAAQDSGWDADDDLDELLGELPEDTYSL, from the exons ATGACTGCGATG ACCTGCAGATTAACTGGCCTGTTCAGCATTGGTGAGGACTTTGATGATGAG AACCTGCTCGGGACAGACTGGGATGTCCGCTCAGCGTCTGGACCAGCCGATGTGGCAGCTGCTGTGTCATCCTGCGCTCTGCGGGCTTCCTCTGTTGCTCACAGAGAGCCGGAGGAGAAAAAGTGCCTTCGGCAAACTGGAGAGAGATCAGCCGTCCTGTGTAATGGCACAGCATCAAGGAGCAGCACGCACACTGCTGCTGGACAAACTGTTGCTCTGGGTTGGAGCTCTGCTCAGCCCCGCCCTCCCGCACTGAACACCTCTCGGCCTCATTTGGCCTCACAACAGAGTCACGGCAACACCGAGGGGCCGCAGAAGCCCAGCGTGGCTCAGGATGATTTTGATGATTGGGATGTTGATCTGGCAGACCTGGATGAGTTTGACGGCCACGTGGGGCAGCCTCGTGCTCCTACCCCACCTGCGCCCGCGGTCAGTCCTGCGTTTTCTGCCAAAACGCTGCGCCCCCCGACACAACCTGATCGGACCCTGAGAGACTTTAGCACTGCACGCCAGGCTTCTGGCTCATCTACTCATGACCTACCTCCTCGGAGCTCCCCCGCTCCTGCTCTACGATCCCTGAATCCCCGTCCTCTTCGCCTGCCAGCCCCTCCACAGAGTCCAGGTGTTTTTCCTGGCCTTACTGCGCCTTCTCCCGCCCCCAGCCCCATTTCCAGGACACTTAACAGGCCTCAGAGACAGTGGGCATCTCCCGTACCTTCCCCTCAGACCCGCGTCCTCTTTGAGACGGTCTCCCCAGcgtcctcttcctccccctgtGTGAGCTCTCTGAGCCCTTATCCCCTTCACACACCGGTCCTCACCAACCGCCTGGTCCAGTTGGTCTCAGCCTCCAATAAGCATCCTAAGAAGCGGCCTCGCTCTGAGCCTCACCAGCCCAGGACCCGGCGCTTCCCCGGCCCCGCTGGATTCTTGCCACAGCAG CCGCAGGGTCAGAGCCTGGACGACATCGTGGTTTCTGTTCCTCAGACTCCTGCTCACGGTGTTGTGGCCCGGTCGCCAAGCCAG GGCTCCAGCTCGCAGACTGAAGAAGACGAGTTCAGCGGCGGTGCCTGGGCAGCGATGAAGGCAGAGATGGGATTGGATGAGAGGAACCCCTCGTGCTTCCTGCACTCCTACAGCGTGGTCATGGTGCTCCGAAAG GCTGCACTGAAACAGCTGGCGAGAAACAAAGTGCCCAACATGGCCGTGCTCCTGAAGAGCATCATCCCCACACATGCTGATGCCAAGGTTGTGTTTAAAGACCCAACAG GGGAGATTCAGGGAACAGTGCATCGGCGTCTCCTGGACGACCGGGTGGAGGAGCTGAAGGTGGGAGCTGTACTCCTGCTCAAACAA GTGGGTGTGTTTTCCCCCTCCCATCGTAACCATTACCTGAACGTGACGCCCAACAACCTGCTGAGGATCTACGCCCCCGATGGAGTCAGCCTGTCCTCCGCTCAGCTCCCCCCGCTCGTCCTG GAGCCGATGATGCAGCCACCTGCTCGGCCTCCCTCCGCCCTCCTCCGGGAGCCAGTGTCCCGGATGCAGCTGATGTTTGACGAGGAGGATGACGAGGGACTAGAGGAGGGGAAATGCTCCAATGGAGGCGAAGACCCTAAAACCCCAGGAGACACTAGAGGCGAGTCCAGCAGAGGCCCCGCAGAGCCTTCTGGGAACACAGCAGCACAGGACTCAGGCTGGGATGCAG ATGACGACCTGGACGAGCTCCTGGGAGAGTTACCCGAGGACACCTACAGCCTTTGA
- the asb16 gene encoding ankyrin repeat and SOCS box protein 16: MSKDTFPFTSTSLRSLRLEQELQEWEDARQALAHRRAMTRAPLPRAPRPPPRQQRLQEVRAPPPQVRCRDTAVHNTFMWGDMKGVYAVLKDPAMVNALMETVHEEMLWTPEMGMWTLSSKVKQTSALRLAASRGHTGCVEELLFRGAEVNADPGGYTALHDACMGGHALCVQLLLSHGADPELLAADGSAPLHLCTSAQSLQCAELLLDGGAEVSVRMRESRLTPLHVAARRGLEEHVELFLSHGADVAATNQEGETPLNAACSGAERPSEAGRYLRVIQKLLDAGADPRTAGRKQHTPLHNACANCSPRIVDVLLQHGAKADVANCAGYTPMDCLLQVVEDYPGQQPEAVARSLLNHGAQPVSPKMLKQCVLSPATLEVMLNSYTSIPPCEWMDSLPPEIYKEHRPFFDLVRQRSGQPRSLQHLCRCALRLCLGGRCFAAVSELDIPSSVRDYLLLCEDGTLQ; encoded by the exons ATGTCAAAGGACACATTTCCGTTCACTTCTACCTCACTCCGCTCCCTGAGACTGGAGCAGGAGCTTCAGGAGTGGGAGGATGCTCGGCAAGCGTTGGCTCACAGGAGAGCCATGACAAGGGCCCCGCTGCCCCGGGCccccaggcctcctcccaggCAACAACGGCTCCAGGAGGTCCGGGCCCCTCCACCCCAGGTCCGGTGCAGAGACACGGCCGTGCACAACACCTTCATGTGGGGGGACATGAAAGGAGTGTATGCAGTGCTGAAGGACCCTGCGATGGTCAACGCCCTGATGGAGACGGTGCACGAGGAGATGCTGTGGACTCCAGAGATGG GCATGTGGACGCTGAGCTCCAAGGTGAAGCAGACTTCAGCGTTACGTCTGGCTGCCAGCAGAGGACACACAGGGTGTGTGGAGGAGCTGCTGTTCCGTGGTGCTGAGGTGAACGCTGACCCCGGAGGTTACACGGCCCTCCATGATGCCTGTATGGGCGGCCATGCTCTTTGTGTCCAGCTGCTGCTTTCTCATGGAGCAGATCCTGAACTGCTGGCGGCAGACGGCAGCGCTCCTCTTCACCTCTGCACCTCCGCCCAGTCATTGCA GTGTGCCGAGTTACTGCTAGACGGAGGTGCAGAGGTCAGTGTGAGGATGAGGGAGTCGAGGCTCACACCTCTGCACGTGGCCGCCCGGCGAGGCCTGGAGGAGCACGTGGAACTCTTCCTCAGCCACGGAGCAGATGTGGCAGCCACAAATCAAGAGGGGGAGACCCCTCTGAACGCTGCATGCTCCGGTGCTGAGAGGCCCTCTGAGGCCGGCCGCTATCTACGTGTGATTCAGAAGCTGCTGGATGCAGGAGCTGATCCCAGAACCGCAGGCAGGAAGCAGCACACCCCTCTGCACAATGCCTGTGCAAACTGCAGCCCCCGAATCGTGGACGTCCTCCTGCAGCATGGAGCCAAGGCAGATGTTGCCAACTGTGCAGGATACACACCAATGGACTGTCTGTTACAG GTGGTTGAGGATTACCCGGGCCAGCAACCTGAAGCTGTAGCACGGTCACTCCTGAACCACGGAGCTCAGCCGGTTTCACCAAAG ATGTTGAAGCAGTGTGTCCTCTCTCCTGCCACTCTGGAGGTGATGCTGAACTCGTACACATCCATCCCTCCCTGTGAGTGGATGGACTCCCTGCCCCCTGAGATATATAAG GAGCACCGGCCTTTCTTCGACCTGGTGCGTCAGCGGAGCGGCCAGCCTCGCTCTCTGCAGCATCTCTGCCGGTGTGCTTTACGCCTGTGCCTCGGAGGCCGGTGTTTTGCAGCAGTCAGTGAACTGGACATTCCCAGCTCTGTAAGGGATTACTTGCTGCTGTGTGAGGACGGGACGCTCCAGTAA
- the tmub2 gene encoding transmembrane and ubiquitin-like domain-containing protein 2: MAVCALTMLDGMGDEVTAAGGVFLLVLALVFAWLSTHVADRGDHILGTILTVGAHASLIGLGGPDSYSGGSASADTPEQQAPPPSQENKPDDGEPGTERGEGEETGEGAEGVRTDFLLDIQSKQPQAGRMHTSDDEEEEEEEEEEEDELEEEDKKIIKHIPVLSSTICPITTTTSASISVRLKYLNDTEDVAVVDPEDTVGVLKSKYFSGREHQIKLIYQGQLLQDPKKTLLSLNITHNSVIHCHISQALHEATPEEGAQSGPGAGVGPGVSGGLRAAGVAISTSSLVVPVFVVILAVVWYFRINYRQFFTTPATISLVGVTVFFSFLIFGMHSR, translated from the exons ATGGCAGTGTGTGCACTGACCATGCTGGATGGGATGGGGGATGAGGTCACGGCAGCAGGCGGCGTGTTTCTCCTGGTCCTGGCCCTTGTCTTCGCTTGGCTTTCAACCCACGTGGCCGACCGGGGAGACCACATACTGGGCACCATCCTCACTGTGGGCGCTCACGCCTCTCTGATCGGACTGGGAGGTCCCGACAGCTACAGCGGAGGCTCTGCCAGCGCCGACACTCCGGAACAGCAGGCTCCTCCGCCTTCTCAGGAGAACAAGCCGGACGACGGCGAGCCTGGGActgagaggggagagggggaggagactGGGGAGGGAGCTGAAGGGGTACGGACTGATTTCCTGCTGGATATCCAGAGCAAACAACCACAGGCTGGAAGAATGCATACGtcagatgatgaggaggaggaggaggaggaggaagaggaggaggatgagctgGAGGAGGAAGATAAAAAGATTATAAAGCATATCCCAGTGTTGTCCAGCACCATCTgccccatcaccaccaccacttcCGCTTCCATCTCTGTCCGTCTGAAGTACTTAAATGACACGGAGGACGTAGCTGTTGTAGATCCAGAGGATACAGTGGGAGTACTGAAAAG TAAATACTTCTCAGGTCGGGAGCATCAAATAAAACTTATCTACCAAGGCCAGTTGCTGCAGGATCCCAAGAAGACTCTGTTATCCctaaacatcacacacaacagcGTGATCCACTGCCACATCTCCCAGGCCCTGCACGAGGCTACCCCGGAGGAGGGGGCTCAGTCTGGGCCCGGAGCAGGAGTCGGCCCGGGAGTCTCCGGAGGATTGAGGGCTGCTGGTGTGGCCATCAGCACCAGCAGCCTGGTGGTGCCCGTGTTTGTGGTGATACTGGCCGTGGTGTGGTACTTCCGCATCAACTACAGGCAGTTCTTCACCACCCCTGCGACCATCTCCCTTGTGGGAGTCACTGTGTTCTTCAGCTTTCTGATATTTGGGATGCACAGCCGCTGA
- the atxn7l3a gene encoding ataxin-7-like protein 3, translating to MKMEDMPLSGPDNTRLEALVHDIYSELVEDACLGLCFEVHRAVKQGYFFLDETDQESMKEFEIVDQPGVDIFGQVYNQWKNKECECPNCKRLIAASRFAPHLEKCLGMGRNSSRIANRRLASNNNMSKSESDQEDNDDLNDNDWSYGAEKKAKKRKSDKNQNSPRRPKSLKHKNGELGSSISSEPYKYNYNTGISYETLGPDEVRSLLTTQCGVISEHTKKMCTRSHRCPQHTDEQRRAVRLFLLGPSAPTLPDADAVVESDSFDIPDGQTLMSRLQWEDSPDISPSDSASSKASTNHSDSRRPKKKKRTSLGLNSGVVGGVGGVIGGGGGGGGGSLTGGGGSSSSSQSNISFSTKKKRPKLSAPSISSIYDDLN from the exons atgaaaatggAGGATATGCCCCTGTCAGGCCCAGACAACACCAGGCTGGAG GCCTTGGTCCATGACATCTACTCTGAGCTGGTGGAAGATGCCTGTTTGGGCCTGTGTTTCGAGGTTCACCGTGCTGTGAAACAGGGCTACTTCTTCTTGGATGAAACGGACCAAGAGAGCATGAAGGAGTTTG AAATAGTGGACCAGCCAGGTGTTGACATATTTGGCCAGGTGTACAATCAGTGGAAAAACAAAGAGTGTGAATGCCCAAACTGCAAAAGATTGATAGCAGCTTCTCGCTTCGCCCCGCACTTGGAGAAATGTCTCGGCATGGGACGCAACAGCAGTCGCATCGCCAACCGCAG ACTAGCCAGCAACAATAACATGAGCAAATCAGAGAGTGATCAGGAAGACAACGATGACCTCAATGATAACGACTGGTCGTACGGTGCAGAGAAAAAAG CAAaaaagagaaagtcagataag AATCAAAATTCCCCAAGAAGACCCAAATctctaaaacataaaaatg GTGAGCTTGGGAGCAGCATCAGTTCAGAGCCTTACAAG TACAACTACAACACTGGCATCAGTTATGAAACTTTAGGCCCTGATGAAGTCAGGTCCCTTTTAACAACG CAATGTGGGGTGATCTCTGAGCACACCAAGAAGATGTGTACCAG GTCTCATCGATGTCCCCAGCACACGGACGAACAGAGGAGGGCCGTCAGGCTGTTCCTCCTGGGGCCGTCCGC GCCGACGCTGCCTGATGCAGACGCTGTGGTGGAGAGTGACAGCTTTGACATTCCAGATGGACAGACCCTGATGAGCCGCCTGCAGTGGGAAGACTCTCCTGATATTTCACCCAGTGACTCGGCCTCATCTAAAGCCA GCACCAACCATTCCGATTCTAGGAGGcccaagaaaaagaagaggacgTCTCTCGGTTTGAACAGTGGAGTGGTAGGAGGAGTAGGAGGAGTAataggagggggagggggaggcgGAGGGGGAAGCCTGACTGGAGGcggtggcagcagcagcagctctcaGAGTAATATCAGCTTTTCGACCAAAAAAAAGAGGCCCAAACTCTCAGCACCTTCTATTTCCAGCATCTACGATGATCTAAATTAG